The proteins below come from a single Ictalurus punctatus breed USDA103 chromosome 24, Coco_2.0, whole genome shotgun sequence genomic window:
- the pum1 gene encoding pumilio homolog 1 isoform X1, with amino-acid sequence MSVACVLKRKAVLWQDSFSPHLRLPPPDRPIHNMPVVLSPAGHAPQPGPAPQAPPPTQGAGRSQDDAMVDYFFQRQHGDQPGYNNGKHRWPTGDNIHADNQVRSMDELNHDFQALALEGRVMGEQLLTGKKFWESDDSGKDGPKGIFLDQWRDSAWGASGNYYHSVSQPIMVQRRPGQGFHGVGEAGSVLSPRSESGGLGVSMVEYVLSSSPAEKLDSCLRKGAFGARDAETDDAEKRVEAKPKTAFDPERKELKESEPDPMDNPNGLPSQNGLDVDVKDFSRTPGNCPPAGPEVELGGAEMAGGTGPKPAEEFPNVEPQNVTLDPMESVSMETLQFDYTGSQLPLDSTAATVGLFDYNSPQQLFQRPSALAVQQLTAAQQQQYAIAAAQQPHIGLAPAAFMPNPYIISAAPPGTDPYAAGLAAAATLGPAVMPPQYYGVTPWGVYPANLFQQQAPAPSNSANQQPQAQNQQNQQQVMRTGGNQRPLTPSQGQQGQQTDQLVAAAAVNSALAFGQGLAAGVPGYPMLAPAAYYDQTGALVVNTGARSGPVRLMAPASVIISPTAAVAAAAASASGANAGLGGAANGAFRALSSQQAPGQQGAGALGGSSFYGSGSPSSSSQSSSLFSQGSAQPGSSSLGFNANPSSSLGATLGATLGGFGTAGVCVNPGVANSSSSGSRRDSLTGSSDLYKRTPSSLTPIGHGGFYNGLGFSSSPGPVGMPLPTQAPSHSLTPPPSLSTHGSSSSLNLGGLTNGSGRFISAAPGAEAKYRSATTGSSLFSPSSQLFPSSRLRYSMSDVMPSGRSRLLEDFRNNRYPNLQLREIAGHVMEFSQDQHGSRFIQLKLERASSAERQLVFSEILQAAYQLMVDVFGNYVIQKFFEFGSLDQKLALAERIRGHVLSLALQMYGCRVIQKALEFIPSDQQVISDMVRELDGHVLKCVKDQNGNHVVQKCIECVQPHALQFIIDAFKGQVFALSTHPYGCRVIQRILEHCLPEQTLPILEELHQHTEQLVQDQYGNYVIQHVLEHGRAEDKSKIVSEIRGNVLGLSQHKFASNVVEKCVTHSLRAERAMLIDEVCSMADGPHSALYTMMKDQYANYVVQKMIDVAEPTQRKIVMHKIRPHIGTLRKYTYGKHILAKLEKYYMKNGVDLGPLCAPPNGIM; translated from the exons ATGAGCGTAGCGTGCGTGTTGAAGAGAAAAGCTGTGCTCTGGCAGGATTCGTTCAGCCCCCACCTCAGACTGCCTCCCCCTGACAGGCCAATACACAATATGCCTGTGGTGCTGAGTCCCGCGGGCCACGCCCCTCAACCTGGCCCTGCTCCACAAGCTCCTCCCCCTACCCAGGGGGCAGGGCGTTCTCAAGACGATGCCATGGTAGATTACTTCTTTCAGCGGCAGCATGGTGATCAACCTGGGTACAACAATGGCAAACACCGCTGGCCTACTGGAGACAACATCCATGCTGACAACCAG GTGCGGTCAATGGATGAACTCAACCATGATTTTCAGGCGCTTGCCCTGGAGGGAAGAGTCATGGGAGAG CAGCTCCTGACAGGAAAGAAATTCTGGGAATCTGACGATTCAGGGAAAGACGGCCCAAAAGGGATCTTTCTGGACCAGTGGAGAGACAGTGCCTGGGGAGCCTCTGGTAATTACT ATCATTCAGTGTCCCAGCCAATCATGGTGCAGCGTCGGCCAGGTCAGGGTTTCCATGGCGTTGGCGAGGCAGGGTCTGTGCTTTCTCCGCGTTCTGAGAGTGGTGGTCTAGGTGTGTCTATGGTGGAATATGTCCTGAGCTCTTCCCCTGCTGAGAAACTCGACTCTTGTCTACGTAAAGGAGCTTTT GGGGCAAGAGATGCTGAAACTGATGATGCTGAAAAGAGAGTAGAGGCAAAACCAAAAACTGCATTTGACCCAGAGAGAAAAGAACTGAAGGAATCTGAGCCTGATCCTATGGACAATCCTAACGGACTGCCCAGTCAGAATGGACTTGATGTTGACGTGAAAGACTTCAG TCGTACTCCTGGTAACTGTCCTCCTGCTGGTCCTGAGGTGGAGTTGGGTGGAGCTGAAATGGCTGGAGGAACAGGACCAAAACCAGCTGAAGAGTTCCCAAATGTTGAACCCCAAAACGTGACCCTTGACCCCATGGAATCTGTTTCCATGGAGACTTTGCAATTTGATTATACTGGTAGCCAGCTGCCTCTTGACTCCACAGCAGCTACGGTTGGCCTTTTTGATTACAACTCCCCTCAGCAG CTGTTTCAGAGGCCCAGTGCTCTGGCTGTGCAGCAGCTCACAGCcgcacagcagcagcagtatgCCATTGCTGCAGCCCAACAGCCGCACATTG GGTTAGCTCCTGCTGCGTTTATGCCGAACCCTTACATCATTAGTGCGGCCCCGCCCGGCACAGACCCCTATGCTGCCGGCCTTGCTGCTGCTGCCACTCTTG GTCCAGCAGTGATGCCCCCTCAGTATTATGGAGTAACTCCATGGGGTGTGTATCCAGCCAACCTGTTCCAGCAGCAGGCTCCTGCCCCTTCCAACTCTGCCAATCAGCAGCCACAAGCACAGAACCAGCAGAACCAACAGCAG GTAATGCGTACTGGAGGCAACCAACGACCCCTGACCCCAAGCCAGGGTCAACAGGGCCAGCAGACGGACCAGCTTGTAGCAGCTGCAGCAGTGAACTCCGCTTTGGCATTTGGACAAGGTTTGGCAGCCGGTGTTCCTG GCTACCCCATGCTTGCTCCTGCTGCATATTATGATCAGACCGGCGCTCTGGTGGTGAATACAGGAGCTCGCAGTGGCCCTGTCCGACTCATGGCTCCTGCTTCTGTCATCATCAGCCCCACTGCTGCCG TGGCTGCAGCTGCTGCCTCTGCCAGTGGAGCTAATGCAGGCCTTGGAGGTGCTGCTAATGGGGCGTTTCGTGCACTGAGTTCCCAGCAGGCTCCAGGTCAGCAGGGAGCTGGGGCTCTTGGTGGTAGCTCCTTCTATGGGAGTGGCTCTCCAAGCTCCTCCTCACAGAGCTCATCCCTGTTCTCTCAGGGTTCTGCCCAACCAGGAAGCTCTTCTCTTGGATTCAATGCTAACCCTTCCTCGTCCCTTGGAGCTACCCTTGGAGCAACACTCGGAGGTTTTGgaacagcaggtgtgtgtgtgaatccagGAG TTGCTAACTCTAGCTCCAGTGGCTCTCGCCGGGACTCTTTGACTGGCAGTTCTGACTTGTACAAGCGCACCCCCAGCAGCCTCACTCCTATTGGCCATGGAGGGTTCTACAACGGACTTGGTTTTAGCTCCTCCCCTGGCCCTGTTGGCATGCCACTTCCCACTCAAGCCCCTTCACATTCTCTAACTCCTCCACCTTCCCTTTCAACCCATGGATCCTCCAGCAGTCTCAATCTTG GAGGACTGACCAATGGCAGCGGGCGCTTCATTTCTGCTGCTCCTGGAGCTGAGGCTAAGTACCGCAGTGCCACTACTGGTTCCTCCCTCTTCAGTCCCAGCAGCCAGCTCTTCCCATCATCACGACTTCGTTACAGCATGTCTGACGTGATGCCATCTGGACGCAGCCGCCTGCTTGAGGACTTCCGTAACAACCGTTACCCGAACCTTCAACTGCGTGAGATTGCAGGCCATGTGATGGAGTTCTCTCAGGACCAGCATGGCTCCAG GTTTATTCAGTTGAAGTTGGAAAGAGCAAGCTCTGCAGAGCGTCAGCTGGTCTTCAGCGAGATTCTCCAGGCTGCCTACCAACTCATGGTTGATGTTTTTGGAAATTATGTCATTCAGAAGTTCTTTGAG TTTGGCAGTCTGGATCAGAAGTTGGCTCTTGCCGAGCGGATTCGTGGCCACGTATTGTCTCTGGCTCTGCAGATGTATGGATGCAGGGTGATCCAGAAAGCTCTGGAGTTCATCCCCTCTGACCAGCAAGTCATT AGTGATATGGTACGGGAGCTGGACGGCCACGTGCTGAAGTGTGTGAAGGATCAGAACGGGAACCATGTAGTACAAAAGTGCATCGAGTGTGTGCAGCCCCATGCTCTCCAGTTCATCATCGATGCTTTCAAAGGACAG GTGTTTGCTCTGTCCACACACCCCTATGGCTGCAGAGTGATCCAGCGTATTTTGGAGCACTGTCTTCCCGAGCAGACACTGCCAATTCTGGAAGAGCTGCACCAACACACTGAGCAACTGGTTCAA GATCAGTATGGCAACTATGTAATTCAGCATGTGCTGGAACATGGCCGCGCAGAAGACAAGAGCAAGATCGTCTCGGAGATCAGAGGAAATGTTTTGGGACTCAGCCAGCACAAGTTTGCCAG TAATGTGGTGGAGAAGTGTGTGACGCACTCGCTGCGTGCGGAGCGGGCCATGCTGATTGATGAAGTGTGCAGTATGGCGGACGGGCCCCACAGTGCCTTATACACCATGATGAAGGACCAGTACGCCAACTACGTTGTACAAAAAATGATTGACGTTGCCGAGCCGACACAGCGCAAGATCGTCATGCACAAG ATCCGGCCTCATATTGGAACCCTTCGGAAGTATACGTATGGGAAGCACATTCTGGCCAAGCTGGAGAAGTACTACATGAAGAATGGAGTAGACCTGGGCCCACTTTGTGCTCCGCCCAACGGCATCATGTAA
- the pum1 gene encoding pumilio homolog 1 isoform X6 gives MSVACVLKRKAVLWQDSFSPHLRLPPPDRPIHNMPVVLSPAGHAPQPGPAPQAPPPTQGAGRSQDDAMVDYFFQRQHGDQPGYNNGKHRWPTGDNIHADNQVRSMDELNHDFQALALEGRVMGEQLLTGKKFWESDDSGKDGPKGIFLDQWRDSAWGASDHSVSQPIMVQRRPGQGFHGVGEAGSVLSPRSESGGLGVSMVEYVLSSSPAEKLDSCLRKGAFGARDAETDDAEKRVEAKPKTAFDPERKELKESEPDPMDNPNGLPSQNGLDVDVKDFSRTPGNCPPAGPEVELGGAEMAGGTGPKPAEEFPNVEPQNVTLDPMESVSMETLQFDYTGSQLPLDSTAATVGLFDYNSPQQLFQRPSALAVQQLTAAQQQQYAIAAAQQPHIGLAPAAFMPNPYIISAAPPGTDPYAAGLAAAATLGPAVMPPQYYGVTPWGVYPANLFQQQAPAPSNSANQQPQAQNQQNQQQVMRTGGNQRPLTPSQGQQGQQTDQLVAAAAVNSALAFGQGLAAGVPGYPMLAPAAYYDQTGALVVNTGARSGPVRLMAPASVIISPTAAVAAAAASASGANAGLGGAANGAFRALSSQQAPGQQGAGALGGSSFYGSGSPSSSSQSSSLFSQGSAQPGSSSLGFNANPSSSLGATLGATLGGFGTAVANSSSSGSRRDSLTGSSDLYKRTPSSLTPIGHGGFYNGLGFSSSPGPVGMPLPTQAPSHSLTPPPSLSTHGSSSSLNLGGLTNGSGRFISAAPGAEAKYRSATTGSSLFSPSSQLFPSSRLRYSMSDVMPSGRSRLLEDFRNNRYPNLQLREIAGHVMEFSQDQHGSRFIQLKLERASSAERQLVFSEILQAAYQLMVDVFGNYVIQKFFEFGSLDQKLALAERIRGHVLSLALQMYGCRVIQKALEFIPSDQQVISDMVRELDGHVLKCVKDQNGNHVVQKCIECVQPHALQFIIDAFKGQVFALSTHPYGCRVIQRILEHCLPEQTLPILEELHQHTEQLVQDQYGNYVIQHVLEHGRAEDKSKIVSEIRGNVLGLSQHKFASNVVEKCVTHSLRAERAMLIDEVCSMADGPHSALYTMMKDQYANYVVQKMIDVAEPTQRKIVMHKIRPHIGTLRKYTYGKHILAKLEKYYMKNGVDLGPLCAPPNGIM, from the exons ATGAGCGTAGCGTGCGTGTTGAAGAGAAAAGCTGTGCTCTGGCAGGATTCGTTCAGCCCCCACCTCAGACTGCCTCCCCCTGACAGGCCAATACACAATATGCCTGTGGTGCTGAGTCCCGCGGGCCACGCCCCTCAACCTGGCCCTGCTCCACAAGCTCCTCCCCCTACCCAGGGGGCAGGGCGTTCTCAAGACGATGCCATGGTAGATTACTTCTTTCAGCGGCAGCATGGTGATCAACCTGGGTACAACAATGGCAAACACCGCTGGCCTACTGGAGACAACATCCATGCTGACAACCAG GTGCGGTCAATGGATGAACTCAACCATGATTTTCAGGCGCTTGCCCTGGAGGGAAGAGTCATGGGAGAG CAGCTCCTGACAGGAAAGAAATTCTGGGAATCTGACGATTCAGGGAAAGACGGCCCAAAAGGGATCTTTCTGGACCAGTGGAGAGACAGTGCCTGGGGAGCCTCTG ATCATTCAGTGTCCCAGCCAATCATGGTGCAGCGTCGGCCAGGTCAGGGTTTCCATGGCGTTGGCGAGGCAGGGTCTGTGCTTTCTCCGCGTTCTGAGAGTGGTGGTCTAGGTGTGTCTATGGTGGAATATGTCCTGAGCTCTTCCCCTGCTGAGAAACTCGACTCTTGTCTACGTAAAGGAGCTTTT GGGGCAAGAGATGCTGAAACTGATGATGCTGAAAAGAGAGTAGAGGCAAAACCAAAAACTGCATTTGACCCAGAGAGAAAAGAACTGAAGGAATCTGAGCCTGATCCTATGGACAATCCTAACGGACTGCCCAGTCAGAATGGACTTGATGTTGACGTGAAAGACTTCAG TCGTACTCCTGGTAACTGTCCTCCTGCTGGTCCTGAGGTGGAGTTGGGTGGAGCTGAAATGGCTGGAGGAACAGGACCAAAACCAGCTGAAGAGTTCCCAAATGTTGAACCCCAAAACGTGACCCTTGACCCCATGGAATCTGTTTCCATGGAGACTTTGCAATTTGATTATACTGGTAGCCAGCTGCCTCTTGACTCCACAGCAGCTACGGTTGGCCTTTTTGATTACAACTCCCCTCAGCAG CTGTTTCAGAGGCCCAGTGCTCTGGCTGTGCAGCAGCTCACAGCcgcacagcagcagcagtatgCCATTGCTGCAGCCCAACAGCCGCACATTG GGTTAGCTCCTGCTGCGTTTATGCCGAACCCTTACATCATTAGTGCGGCCCCGCCCGGCACAGACCCCTATGCTGCCGGCCTTGCTGCTGCTGCCACTCTTG GTCCAGCAGTGATGCCCCCTCAGTATTATGGAGTAACTCCATGGGGTGTGTATCCAGCCAACCTGTTCCAGCAGCAGGCTCCTGCCCCTTCCAACTCTGCCAATCAGCAGCCACAAGCACAGAACCAGCAGAACCAACAGCAG GTAATGCGTACTGGAGGCAACCAACGACCCCTGACCCCAAGCCAGGGTCAACAGGGCCAGCAGACGGACCAGCTTGTAGCAGCTGCAGCAGTGAACTCCGCTTTGGCATTTGGACAAGGTTTGGCAGCCGGTGTTCCTG GCTACCCCATGCTTGCTCCTGCTGCATATTATGATCAGACCGGCGCTCTGGTGGTGAATACAGGAGCTCGCAGTGGCCCTGTCCGACTCATGGCTCCTGCTTCTGTCATCATCAGCCCCACTGCTGCCG TGGCTGCAGCTGCTGCCTCTGCCAGTGGAGCTAATGCAGGCCTTGGAGGTGCTGCTAATGGGGCGTTTCGTGCACTGAGTTCCCAGCAGGCTCCAGGTCAGCAGGGAGCTGGGGCTCTTGGTGGTAGCTCCTTCTATGGGAGTGGCTCTCCAAGCTCCTCCTCACAGAGCTCATCCCTGTTCTCTCAGGGTTCTGCCCAACCAGGAAGCTCTTCTCTTGGATTCAATGCTAACCCTTCCTCGTCCCTTGGAGCTACCCTTGGAGCAACACTCGGAGGTTTTGgaacagcag TTGCTAACTCTAGCTCCAGTGGCTCTCGCCGGGACTCTTTGACTGGCAGTTCTGACTTGTACAAGCGCACCCCCAGCAGCCTCACTCCTATTGGCCATGGAGGGTTCTACAACGGACTTGGTTTTAGCTCCTCCCCTGGCCCTGTTGGCATGCCACTTCCCACTCAAGCCCCTTCACATTCTCTAACTCCTCCACCTTCCCTTTCAACCCATGGATCCTCCAGCAGTCTCAATCTTG GAGGACTGACCAATGGCAGCGGGCGCTTCATTTCTGCTGCTCCTGGAGCTGAGGCTAAGTACCGCAGTGCCACTACTGGTTCCTCCCTCTTCAGTCCCAGCAGCCAGCTCTTCCCATCATCACGACTTCGTTACAGCATGTCTGACGTGATGCCATCTGGACGCAGCCGCCTGCTTGAGGACTTCCGTAACAACCGTTACCCGAACCTTCAACTGCGTGAGATTGCAGGCCATGTGATGGAGTTCTCTCAGGACCAGCATGGCTCCAG GTTTATTCAGTTGAAGTTGGAAAGAGCAAGCTCTGCAGAGCGTCAGCTGGTCTTCAGCGAGATTCTCCAGGCTGCCTACCAACTCATGGTTGATGTTTTTGGAAATTATGTCATTCAGAAGTTCTTTGAG TTTGGCAGTCTGGATCAGAAGTTGGCTCTTGCCGAGCGGATTCGTGGCCACGTATTGTCTCTGGCTCTGCAGATGTATGGATGCAGGGTGATCCAGAAAGCTCTGGAGTTCATCCCCTCTGACCAGCAAGTCATT AGTGATATGGTACGGGAGCTGGACGGCCACGTGCTGAAGTGTGTGAAGGATCAGAACGGGAACCATGTAGTACAAAAGTGCATCGAGTGTGTGCAGCCCCATGCTCTCCAGTTCATCATCGATGCTTTCAAAGGACAG GTGTTTGCTCTGTCCACACACCCCTATGGCTGCAGAGTGATCCAGCGTATTTTGGAGCACTGTCTTCCCGAGCAGACACTGCCAATTCTGGAAGAGCTGCACCAACACACTGAGCAACTGGTTCAA GATCAGTATGGCAACTATGTAATTCAGCATGTGCTGGAACATGGCCGCGCAGAAGACAAGAGCAAGATCGTCTCGGAGATCAGAGGAAATGTTTTGGGACTCAGCCAGCACAAGTTTGCCAG TAATGTGGTGGAGAAGTGTGTGACGCACTCGCTGCGTGCGGAGCGGGCCATGCTGATTGATGAAGTGTGCAGTATGGCGGACGGGCCCCACAGTGCCTTATACACCATGATGAAGGACCAGTACGCCAACTACGTTGTACAAAAAATGATTGACGTTGCCGAGCCGACACAGCGCAAGATCGTCATGCACAAG ATCCGGCCTCATATTGGAACCCTTCGGAAGTATACGTATGGGAAGCACATTCTGGCCAAGCTGGAGAAGTACTACATGAAGAATGGAGTAGACCTGGGCCCACTTTGTGCTCCGCCCAACGGCATCATGTAA
- the pum1 gene encoding pumilio homolog 1 isoform X5 has product MSVACVLKRKAVLWQDSFSPHLRLPPPDRPIHNMPVVLSPAGHAPQPGPAPQAPPPTQGAGRSQDDAMVDYFFQRQHGDQPGYNNGKHRWPTGDNIHADNQVRSMDELNHDFQALALEGRVMGEQLLTGKKFWESDDSGKDGPKGIFLDQWRDSAWGASGNYYHSVSQPIMVQRRPGQGFHGVGEAGSVLSPRSESGGLGVSMVEYVLSSSPAEKLDSCLRKGAFGARDAETDDAEKRVEAKPKTAFDPERKELKESEPDPMDNPNGLPSQNGLDVDVKDFSRTPGNCPPAGPEVELGGAEMAGGTGPKPAEEFPNVEPQNVTLDPMESVSMETLQFDYTGSQLPLDSTAATVGLFDYNSPQQLFQRPSALAVQQLTAAQQQQYAIAAAQQPHIGLAPAAFMPNPYIISAAPPGTDPYAAGLAAAATLGPAVMPPQYYGVTPWGVYPANLFQQQAPAPSNSANQQPQAQNQQNQQQVMRTGGNQRPLTPSQGQQGQQTDQLVAAAAVNSALAFGQGLAAGVPGYPMLAPAAYYDQTGALVVNTGARSGPVRLMAPASVIISPTAAVAAAAASASGANAGLGGAANGAFRALSSQQAPGQQGAGALGGSSFYGSGSPSSSSQSSSLFSQGSAQPGSSSLGFNANPSSSLGATLGATLGGFGTAVANSSSSGSRRDSLTGSSDLYKRTPSSLTPIGHGGFYNGLGFSSSPGPVGMPLPTQAPSHSLTPPPSLSTHGSSSSLNLGGLTNGSGRFISAAPGAEAKYRSATTGSSLFSPSSQLFPSSRLRYSMSDVMPSGRSRLLEDFRNNRYPNLQLREIAGHVMEFSQDQHGSRFIQLKLERASSAERQLVFSEILQAAYQLMVDVFGNYVIQKFFEFGSLDQKLALAERIRGHVLSLALQMYGCRVIQKALEFIPSDQQVISDMVRELDGHVLKCVKDQNGNHVVQKCIECVQPHALQFIIDAFKGQVFALSTHPYGCRVIQRILEHCLPEQTLPILEELHQHTEQLVQDQYGNYVIQHVLEHGRAEDKSKIVSEIRGNVLGLSQHKFASNVVEKCVTHSLRAERAMLIDEVCSMADGPHSALYTMMKDQYANYVVQKMIDVAEPTQRKIVMHKIRPHIGTLRKYTYGKHILAKLEKYYMKNGVDLGPLCAPPNGIM; this is encoded by the exons ATGAGCGTAGCGTGCGTGTTGAAGAGAAAAGCTGTGCTCTGGCAGGATTCGTTCAGCCCCCACCTCAGACTGCCTCCCCCTGACAGGCCAATACACAATATGCCTGTGGTGCTGAGTCCCGCGGGCCACGCCCCTCAACCTGGCCCTGCTCCACAAGCTCCTCCCCCTACCCAGGGGGCAGGGCGTTCTCAAGACGATGCCATGGTAGATTACTTCTTTCAGCGGCAGCATGGTGATCAACCTGGGTACAACAATGGCAAACACCGCTGGCCTACTGGAGACAACATCCATGCTGACAACCAG GTGCGGTCAATGGATGAACTCAACCATGATTTTCAGGCGCTTGCCCTGGAGGGAAGAGTCATGGGAGAG CAGCTCCTGACAGGAAAGAAATTCTGGGAATCTGACGATTCAGGGAAAGACGGCCCAAAAGGGATCTTTCTGGACCAGTGGAGAGACAGTGCCTGGGGAGCCTCTGGTAATTACT ATCATTCAGTGTCCCAGCCAATCATGGTGCAGCGTCGGCCAGGTCAGGGTTTCCATGGCGTTGGCGAGGCAGGGTCTGTGCTTTCTCCGCGTTCTGAGAGTGGTGGTCTAGGTGTGTCTATGGTGGAATATGTCCTGAGCTCTTCCCCTGCTGAGAAACTCGACTCTTGTCTACGTAAAGGAGCTTTT GGGGCAAGAGATGCTGAAACTGATGATGCTGAAAAGAGAGTAGAGGCAAAACCAAAAACTGCATTTGACCCAGAGAGAAAAGAACTGAAGGAATCTGAGCCTGATCCTATGGACAATCCTAACGGACTGCCCAGTCAGAATGGACTTGATGTTGACGTGAAAGACTTCAG TCGTACTCCTGGTAACTGTCCTCCTGCTGGTCCTGAGGTGGAGTTGGGTGGAGCTGAAATGGCTGGAGGAACAGGACCAAAACCAGCTGAAGAGTTCCCAAATGTTGAACCCCAAAACGTGACCCTTGACCCCATGGAATCTGTTTCCATGGAGACTTTGCAATTTGATTATACTGGTAGCCAGCTGCCTCTTGACTCCACAGCAGCTACGGTTGGCCTTTTTGATTACAACTCCCCTCAGCAG CTGTTTCAGAGGCCCAGTGCTCTGGCTGTGCAGCAGCTCACAGCcgcacagcagcagcagtatgCCATTGCTGCAGCCCAACAGCCGCACATTG GGTTAGCTCCTGCTGCGTTTATGCCGAACCCTTACATCATTAGTGCGGCCCCGCCCGGCACAGACCCCTATGCTGCCGGCCTTGCTGCTGCTGCCACTCTTG GTCCAGCAGTGATGCCCCCTCAGTATTATGGAGTAACTCCATGGGGTGTGTATCCAGCCAACCTGTTCCAGCAGCAGGCTCCTGCCCCTTCCAACTCTGCCAATCAGCAGCCACAAGCACAGAACCAGCAGAACCAACAGCAG GTAATGCGTACTGGAGGCAACCAACGACCCCTGACCCCAAGCCAGGGTCAACAGGGCCAGCAGACGGACCAGCTTGTAGCAGCTGCAGCAGTGAACTCCGCTTTGGCATTTGGACAAGGTTTGGCAGCCGGTGTTCCTG GCTACCCCATGCTTGCTCCTGCTGCATATTATGATCAGACCGGCGCTCTGGTGGTGAATACAGGAGCTCGCAGTGGCCCTGTCCGACTCATGGCTCCTGCTTCTGTCATCATCAGCCCCACTGCTGCCG TGGCTGCAGCTGCTGCCTCTGCCAGTGGAGCTAATGCAGGCCTTGGAGGTGCTGCTAATGGGGCGTTTCGTGCACTGAGTTCCCAGCAGGCTCCAGGTCAGCAGGGAGCTGGGGCTCTTGGTGGTAGCTCCTTCTATGGGAGTGGCTCTCCAAGCTCCTCCTCACAGAGCTCATCCCTGTTCTCTCAGGGTTCTGCCCAACCAGGAAGCTCTTCTCTTGGATTCAATGCTAACCCTTCCTCGTCCCTTGGAGCTACCCTTGGAGCAACACTCGGAGGTTTTGgaacagcag TTGCTAACTCTAGCTCCAGTGGCTCTCGCCGGGACTCTTTGACTGGCAGTTCTGACTTGTACAAGCGCACCCCCAGCAGCCTCACTCCTATTGGCCATGGAGGGTTCTACAACGGACTTGGTTTTAGCTCCTCCCCTGGCCCTGTTGGCATGCCACTTCCCACTCAAGCCCCTTCACATTCTCTAACTCCTCCACCTTCCCTTTCAACCCATGGATCCTCCAGCAGTCTCAATCTTG GAGGACTGACCAATGGCAGCGGGCGCTTCATTTCTGCTGCTCCTGGAGCTGAGGCTAAGTACCGCAGTGCCACTACTGGTTCCTCCCTCTTCAGTCCCAGCAGCCAGCTCTTCCCATCATCACGACTTCGTTACAGCATGTCTGACGTGATGCCATCTGGACGCAGCCGCCTGCTTGAGGACTTCCGTAACAACCGTTACCCGAACCTTCAACTGCGTGAGATTGCAGGCCATGTGATGGAGTTCTCTCAGGACCAGCATGGCTCCAG GTTTATTCAGTTGAAGTTGGAAAGAGCAAGCTCTGCAGAGCGTCAGCTGGTCTTCAGCGAGATTCTCCAGGCTGCCTACCAACTCATGGTTGATGTTTTTGGAAATTATGTCATTCAGAAGTTCTTTGAG TTTGGCAGTCTGGATCAGAAGTTGGCTCTTGCCGAGCGGATTCGTGGCCACGTATTGTCTCTGGCTCTGCAGATGTATGGATGCAGGGTGATCCAGAAAGCTCTGGAGTTCATCCCCTCTGACCAGCAAGTCATT AGTGATATGGTACGGGAGCTGGACGGCCACGTGCTGAAGTGTGTGAAGGATCAGAACGGGAACCATGTAGTACAAAAGTGCATCGAGTGTGTGCAGCCCCATGCTCTCCAGTTCATCATCGATGCTTTCAAAGGACAG GTGTTTGCTCTGTCCACACACCCCTATGGCTGCAGAGTGATCCAGCGTATTTTGGAGCACTGTCTTCCCGAGCAGACACTGCCAATTCTGGAAGAGCTGCACCAACACACTGAGCAACTGGTTCAA GATCAGTATGGCAACTATGTAATTCAGCATGTGCTGGAACATGGCCGCGCAGAAGACAAGAGCAAGATCGTCTCGGAGATCAGAGGAAATGTTTTGGGACTCAGCCAGCACAAGTTTGCCAG TAATGTGGTGGAGAAGTGTGTGACGCACTCGCTGCGTGCGGAGCGGGCCATGCTGATTGATGAAGTGTGCAGTATGGCGGACGGGCCCCACAGTGCCTTATACACCATGATGAAGGACCAGTACGCCAACTACGTTGTACAAAAAATGATTGACGTTGCCGAGCCGACACAGCGCAAGATCGTCATGCACAAG ATCCGGCCTCATATTGGAACCCTTCGGAAGTATACGTATGGGAAGCACATTCTGGCCAAGCTGGAGAAGTACTACATGAAGAATGGAGTAGACCTGGGCCCACTTTGTGCTCCGCCCAACGGCATCATGTAA